CACTACGGAGATTAAAAGTGCAGAGCAGTCTTCCAGAAACCCAGAGCACTGTGTctgacaggagcagctctcttcttctctggctgatccctgcagtgacagtgcctcctgggcatggcaggggatgggctGGTTGTTTCCTGGCAGTGGGAAGAGCACAGCATCCCCTTCCTGGACTACTGCCTGCGCTTGCTTTCCAGGATGGCCTTCCAGTCGTCGGCCCAGGAGCGCAGGCGCCGGCGCGGGGCCGGCAGCTGGAGGTGCCGGTTGTGGCAGCAGGTGAACAGGATGTGCTCCCAGCTCGGCTTCGGCTCCGCGCCTGTGGGAAGGGGGCAAAGCTGGAATCAGCTGGAATCAgctccccagccagcagccagccatggaAATGCTGTTCAAACCTTGGATGGTGTCCTTGTCATCAAACAGCAGGTCAGCAGCCACCACGGTCTTGTCTCGGGTCAGAATAATCCGCTCCACAAACTCGGGTCCCAAGTGTTTCTCTACCCACTTATACTGCAGAGACAAGGAACAGGAGAAAatcctgctgtgctctcagtTTGCACATCACCCCTGTCAGACCAGCCCTAATAGAGCAATTTCTTCCCCCTGTAAACCTTATCTGTGTCTAGGAATCCCCACATGGAGACTGGCTGTGGCCCAGGGTGCTGATTAAACCTGTTTGTGTGACAGCCTTcactcagcactgccctggctgtgcccagctggggagTTTGTGAGAAGCACTGGCTGCTTGCCCAGAGCACATGGGTTGTACCCATCTAAGTCGTTCCAGTGATCAAAGTCCCCCCTTCCATTCTGGTACCACAGAGAAAAAGGATTTATTCCAACACTacagcctcctcctccacacAGCACTGACCTCTTCTGGGACATCTCAGGCTCCAGACTTAGACTGAAGTAGGTTTTGTTGGTTGGTGGTTCTCCAGAGTAGAATACCCTGGGAATACCCCATCCCTGTGGGTCACACTACAACAGTTCCTTTGCTGAcacagctggtcccagcccagctccaagAGCCCAGGGCTCACATGCTCCACAGCAATTCTGGCACCATGTGGCACTTGGAGATTGCCTGTCCTGAGTtactgctctgtgtgtgtgagaacCTATCCCTCAGACAGGGACTGAGGGAagcctggcagctggagcagctaCTGTCTCTAGAAAGGAGTAGCTCCATCTTGGGTAGTATGAAACAGCAAGGCCTTGCAAAAGCAGCATTAAACTCAATAAAAACCATTCTCTCCCACCTTTTCCACGACGCAGTGCTCGTAATTCCGGAGAGGGCTCGTGCAAATGAAGACCTCAGTACTGAAAAGAAACAGCTTTTGTTAGCAGGCAAGTGAAAGTGTGTTAGATCCTGGAAAAGGGCTGCAGGGTGCAAAGTGTCCTTACTCCTGCATGTGGAACATCTCCTGCACAGCTTCCAGGGCTCCTGGAATTGGATCCAAGCTTAGGAAGAAGCCAGGCGACTCATAGACACTGGCTACCTTGGCCTGCAGGAGACAGAGGACCATGAGCAGTGGCTGTGCCCTGTCACATCACTCTCCAGTCACCCCCTGTGTAACAGCCTGGTGCTTCCCCCCAGCACTGAATTATAAAATGTCTCACCTTTGGGTTCTGAGAGAGGTCCAGCTTGGGCACACAAGAAGGAGAAGTTACTTTCTGGTGGCTCAtgaggaggcagagctgcccctggcctGGCTTTGCTCTCACAACCAGCCCCAACCCATTGCAGTCTCTGTGGGGGCTGAGGGAGGCAGAGCTCCCACCCCACCCCTTCCCAGCAGGTATCTTTCAGCTGGCTCTGATGAAAACCAAAGGAACAAAGTGGAGGCTTCTCCTCCTGTCACATTTGGCTGAGATTAGCTGAGGGCTCAGGAATTCACCGGGgagggcacacacaggcacTGCCCATCAGCCTCCTTCTCCTTCAGAGCAAACAGGGTACAGAGGTGACCATGCCAATGgccaggccagcacagccacacctgGGGGAATCCCTTCAGCAAGAGGGAGGGATGAGGATGAGAGTGCTGGGAAAACTCCATGTCTGTTGCTTCTTGATTTTCAACCACCCACTTCAAATATTGTTGAAGGAGCAGGTGGCCTTGGCTCCAGCCTGGATGGAGCTGTTCCCCTGAGGTCATGGGCTGGTGAAAATCTGCTCCAAAGAGTCTGAGACTGCAGCAGGAAGTTCACAGGTGATCCCTGTGCTTCCCCGAGAACTTTTGGCTCTGTGAGAGGCGATCTGTGCACCCCATGAGCCCCATCTGGGCTGGGTGTGAGGGTGCTGTGGGACACTGCTCCCCTCCCAGGCCCAGCactgggctgagctctgtgaTCAAAAGGGATTTATCCCTTTTGGGTCTGCACCTGCTCTTGGTGTAAACCTGCCTTCCACACAGGCAGGTGGGATGCCACACCAACCAGACAGGAAATCAATGATAAACAAGTGGTGAAGGAGGTTAGCTTGAAAGGTAGAATCATTTTTAAGTGAGTGTAAATAGAAAAGAAACGAGATTTCTGGAGGAATAATGTTATCCCAGGCTAATGTAGCCAAAAATGGGTCCAAAAGGTATTTAATAGGATACAGTACAGCGGTATCTTTAATCTCTGAAAGGAAGAGCAGTATTTCCAGGGCAATTTCCAGGTAGGACTGTCCCTTTTCTTCTTAATTTGCTGGTAAGACATTTTCACACCTTTTATTATTAGAAAATTTACTGGTTTGAATCCAGCTCTGGTTAGTTAATTTTAAGAATTGCTCCCTGGTGACTATTCAGTGGCCTGTGTTAAACGAGTGTTTCACAGCAGGTCACAGCTGAGGGGTTTTCCCATTCCTTATCCCACACCCATCATGGCAAAggacccacagcagcaccagggctgagGCCCCTTCCAGGCCTAAGTTTCACCTTCAGACAGAGAGGTTAAGCTTCCAGTATCTCTTTACCCTGAGACACACAAATCTTAACTTCCTTGGGGTCACATAGTGAACTTCAGAGGTGGCAAAGCAGCATTATTCCACAAGCATCAAAGTCATATATTCCCATGCCACTGAACTGTTTGGAAAACTTAATTCATGTTTAGTATTCTTCAAAGGCAGGCTGCAGCATTTGCTTAGAAGTATCCAGCTCTTTAGACTCCAGCTGAAGGTCTCCTTGCTCTACACCACCAGTGGAACATCAACAAAAACCCATTTCAATTAAGCAGCAGTGAGGAAGAGTGAGCATTAAGCCAGACTCCCAGATCCTGAAGCTCACTCAGTTATCATCACCTACAAATGCTCATAAATCAACAGCCAGGAAGTTGGGAGCACTGCCTGATTTCACACGCAGATCAGAAGAGGTGAAGCAGCCTGTCTAGGTTCAGACATGGCAATCAGATCTGCCTGGATCTCTGTTTCCATGCAAAGCCTCCCTGATCCCAGCAACAATTCCCTGGAGGTGTTCCAAGGAGACTGAATTACAGACTTGGGGCTCATGTCTGAAAGCTTTTATCCTTCAGCAAGACACCAGAAACTGGCAAGTTTCCACCACATCACAAAAAAGTCTGGCTTTGTTGGAGAAAGAAATTTGTTTTGATGGCTCTTGGAACCAgaagccatttcctctcataAAAAAGTGActagaaaaagaaagtaaaaccATTTCCTTTCCTCACGTTCATGCCACCAGTGCTTTCCTTGCATTAGTAAGATGACAATTTGGATACAAAACTGGCGG
This DNA window, taken from Ammospiza caudacuta isolate bAmmCau1 chromosome 19, bAmmCau1.pri, whole genome shotgun sequence, encodes the following:
- the NT5C gene encoding 5'(3')-deoxyribonucleotidase, cytosolic type isoform X1 translates to MGSAAAPLRVLLDMDGVLADFEGAVLREFRARFPAEPRVELEQRRGFSVREQYRSLREDLAAKVASVYESPGFFLSLDPIPGALEAVQEMFHMQDTEVFICTSPLRNYEHCVVEKYKWVEKHLGPEFVERIILTRDKTVVAADLLFDDKDTIQGAEPKPSWEHILFTCCHNRHLQLPAPRRRLRSWADDWKAILESKRRQ
- the NT5C gene encoding 5'(3')-deoxyribonucleotidase, cytosolic type isoform X2, which encodes MSHQKVTSPSCVPKLDLSQNPKAKVASVYESPGFFLSLDPIPGALEAVQEMFHMQDTEVFICTSPLRNYEHCVVEKYKWVEKHLGPEFVERIILTRDKTVVAADLLFDDKDTIQGAEPKPSWEHILFTCCHNRHLQLPAPRRRLRSWADDWKAILESKRRQ